The Terriglobia bacterium genomic sequence TCGATCCTTTTATGCGCTGCCACTGATGGACGATCAGGGGCGCCTTGGGGTGTTGTCTTTCGAGAGCGCGCAACGGGACTTCCTGACGGAAACGCAATTCGAATTTATCCGTGTACTGGCTAGCCAGGCGACGGTCGCGCTGCGCAATGCTTCGCTCTACACCGAGGTGCCATTCATCAGCTTCTGGGAGCCGCTGCTGCAAAAGAAACAGCAGTTCAAACGCCTGGACAAGGCCCGGAAGCGAAAGTACGTGGGCGCGGCCGTCGCGGTCGCACTATTCCTTTTGCTACTGCCAATCCCTATGCGTGTGGTAGGCGATGCGAACATTTCGCCCCAGACGATCTCGAAGGTTCAGGCGGAGGTCGATGGGGTTGTGGGCAAGGTGCTGGTGCATGAAGGCGATCACGTCTCCAGGGGGGCGGTGCTCGCAGAAATGGACGATTGGGATTTTCGAACCGCGCTGGCGGCGACACAAGCGAAGTATGCCTCGGCGCTGTCAGCGATGAATAAAGCGCTGGCTGGGAACGATGGAACAGAGGCTGGCGTTCAGCGAATACAGGCGGATTACTGGAAAGCAGAAGTCACACGGGCGCAGGAGCGCCTGGATCACACGAAATTGCGATCGCCAATAGATGGAGTGGTGTCGACGCCGCACATTGAAACCTTTACGGGGCGCAAGTTGGAGGCGGGGGACACGTTTGCCGAAGTTGTCGATACCTCGAAGGCGAGAGTTGACGTTGGCGTGGATGAAACCGACATTCCGCTGGTTCGGACCGGCGATTACGCGGCGGTGAAGTTGGAAAGCTTCCCCATGCAGAAGTTTCGTGGCGACGTGGAGCGAGTGAGTCCTATGAGCAGTATTAGCGAAGATCGGAGACTGTTCTTTGCGAGAGTCGAGATTCCGAACTCGAGCGGTTTGTTAAGGCCCGGCATGCAGGGGGTTGGGAAAGTCACGATAGGGTGGCGTCCCATGGGCTACGTCTTCCTGCGCGCGCCGGCGATGTGGATCTGGTCGAAACTGTGGAACTGGTTCGGTTGGTAAGGAGAAGCAACGTGTTCAGGCGGGAACTGTTCTATTTAGCGATTGGCGCCAGCTTGACGCTGGCGGGGTGCTCGGGAAGCGAACCGACGGCGGCCAGTGCGGCACCGCCGCCGGTCAAAGCTGAAACGGCAGTTCTACCGGCGAACACTACTGCGCAACCTTCGGACGAATACCACGTTTCCGGCCCGCTGGTTGTGGAGCACGAGGTTGATGTCGAAGCGCAGCGGGAAGGCATCGTCTCGAAAATACTTGCCGATGTTGGGACGCGGCTTCGCAAAGGTCAGGTACTGGCCGAACTGGACAACCGTGAGTTGTTGGCGAACCGCGACGTGGCGGCGGATAAAGTAAAGGCCATTGAGGCAGATCAGAAGAATTGGGCGGCAGAACTGGACATGGACAAAGCGGACCTCACACGCGCGGAAGCCATGTGGAATGCGAGCCTGATCACGAAAGAGCAGGTGGAGCACGCGCGGGCGAAAGTCGTCAGTGCCAAATTCGAAGTGGAACGCGAAATTAACCACGCACAGACAGCTCGGGATGAGTTACGCGCGATCGAAATCGAGTTGGACAAGACCAGGATCCTTGCGCCCTTCGATGGTGTTGTTGCCCGGAGATACATACGGCTTGGCCAGAAGGTCGCCGTCAACGACCGAATGTTCTGGGTGACGGAAACGTCGCCGATGAACGTGCGATTCACACTTCCGCAGGAGTTCGTGGGCAAAGTCAAAGTGGGCGACGCAGTGGGGGTATTTTCGCCGGATGAGCCCAATCACAAATACGCAGCGACGATCATGCTGCTGAGTCCCGTGGTAGATCCGGCGAGCGGTACGATCGATGTTGAAGCGCGAGTGGCTGAACCGGCGGGCAATTTGCGTCCGGGAATGACGGTCACGGTGGCAGTGAAGAGAGCGCAATGAATCTGGCGCGGGTACTGGAAGTTGCGCTGCCCGACACTCCGCCATTGCGCGAGAGGAAGGGTTTCCCGCGCATCCATCCGCGGCACGTAGCGCGCGAGCAACAGGAACGGGACGGGCCCCTCGTCATGGTCCTGGTGCCCGACGGCCCCAATTGTTTTTTTCGATTCAATCCTCTGCAATACAAGTTGGCGACGAAGTTCGACGGGGAACGTTCGTACGAACAGGTCGCCGAAACTTTTCACGAGGAAACAGGGATTGTCCTCACGGCCGACAACGTCCGGGAATTCGCCGAGGGTCTGGATAAGAGCGACTTCTGGTACAGAACGCCACAGGAGCAGAGCGTTCAGTTTTGCGAGCAGTTGATCGATCAACGCCGCAAGAAGATCAAGAAGAAACGTGATTTCGGCGACTTGTCCGTCATCGAACTGATCTACTTCGACCCGAACAGCTATCTCACATGGATTCACAAGAAATTGAAGTTCATCTACACGCCTTGGTTTACGGCATGGTCATTCTTCATGCTTGGCGTGGCGCTGTTTCTTTTGAGCGCACACTGGGGAGAGTTCTGGTCGGACAGCGTCCAGTTCTACAACTTCACCGCAAAGTCGTTCCAAGATGTCTTCGAGTTCTTCGCGATTTTTTTCCTGCTGGGGGCGTTCCATGAGACTGCGCACGGAATGACCTGCAAGCACTTCGGCGGAGATTCACACCGGATGGGATTCTTCATGGTTTACCTGGTGCCGGGCGTTTTCTGTGAGGTCCAGGAGGTGTATGTCTATGGCAACCGGCGCGCCCGGATACTCACGGTCCTTGCGGGTGTCTGGTCGGAGATCCTGTTATGCGAATACTTCACCGTGATCTGGTGGCTAACGCCGGCGGGCAGTTGGATCCACGGCTTCTGCTACAAGCTGATCCTGAGTGGCGGAATCTTCTGCGTGCTCATCAACTGGAATCCGCTGTCGAAGATGGATGGGTATTACCTGTTTTGCGAACTGTTCCGGTTCTGGGATCTTAAGGGCCTTTCATCGTCATTTCTAAACGCATGGGTGCGCAAGAACGTATTTCATATGCCGGCGACGGTGCCGCCGCTGCCGCGGTTGCGGCAGATTGGTTTTGCTACATATGCAATTCTTTCGGGCGTGTACTGCTATAGCCTGATGCTGTTTTTCGTGAAGATCCTTTACAACGTTGCTTACCGATTTTCACCAGAGTGGGCCTTTGTTCCCGCGACCGTGCTGACGTTAGGAATATTTCGTTCGCGAATCAAGAAGCTGGGGCAGTTTATGAAAGAACTCTATATCGATAAAAAAGAATGGCTGCTGCAGCAGCGAAAAACGATCCTGGCGTTGGGAGTCGCAGTCTTCCTGCTGTTGGTCCTTCCCATCCGACGCGAATTTGTGGAAGAACCGTTCGTGATCGAGCCAGCGCAGAGAGCGGTGCTGCGCGCGCAGGTGCCCGGCGCCGTTACAGGGATTTTCGTGGAGGAAGGGCAGCATGTGCAGGCGGGCGCGCCGATAGCGCAGCTCAGCGACGTCAATCTCGCCTCAAGGGCGTCGGCTGCATCCGCCGACCTGAAGCTAGCGTCAGCGAATGCAACTGCGGCGCAACTTAATTACGGTGACTTTGGGCAAGCAGAATCTCAGCGGGTGCGGATGGTCAAGGCGGAGCGCACCGTGCAGGATGAAGCCAAGATGTTGCAGGTGATGAGTCCGATTTCCGGCATCGTCGTGACGCACCGTGTAAGGGACCTGCTGGGTTCCTATCTCAAGCCCGGAACGGTAATCGCAGAGGTGATAGACCCGACGTCAATGCGGGCGCGAGTCTATGTTTCCGAATCAGAGTTGCACAAATTGCGGTCGATTCATGATGTCGCGCTGTTAGCCAGTTCGGAATGGATGCCAGTGGAAGGGAAGTTCCTGAAGATATCTCCCGCAGCGGCAGCAGTCGAGCCCGGGTTAATTCCGCCTGAAGCTTTCTCAGGGCTGCACCCGCCGACTTACTTCGCGGTAGATGTCGCAATTCCGCCCTCGGCCACTCTCGCGTACGGCATGACGGGAACGGCGAAAATTTTCGGAAGTCGGCGAAGCATCGCCGACTTCGTGCTCCGACCCATATTCCACGCACTCGCACGCAGAATCTGGTAAATAAAAACGGCTGCGCCCATCGGACGCAGCCCCATGTTGCGATCCTGGCCACCCCTCCCCCGAAGTGTGGCCCGGGCACCATGAAATCTTACTACCGTGCAACGCTGCCGCTGGCGATGCAGCCGCTGGCTACGCTCCCGCTGGCTACATTGCCGCTGGCTACGTTGCCGCTGGCCACGTTACCGCTGGCTACGTTGCCGCTGGCTACGTTACCGCTGGCTACGTTGCCGCTGGCTACGTTGCCGCTGGCTACGACGCCGCTGGCTACTGCGCCGCTCGCCACGTTACCGTGGGCTACATTGGCATTGGGTACTCTGGCTGCAACAGCCTTACCAGTCGCAACGTTTCCGGCAGTGCCCTTGCGGGAAGCGATGAGGGCTTTCTTTGTGGCGGCGCGGCTCTTGATCAAGGACTTTTTCTGCATTTTCTCTCTCCGTTTTGTCGTTTGACTGACGCCATGTACCAGTGCACCCGTCGTGCCAAAGTCCGCTCCCCGCGCCGCTACAGAGCAAGACCTTTGTTTTCAGTGAACATCAGCTGTGGTTATGCGTCACAGTACAATGTGAGCCGCCCGGGGAGGTCAAAAAATAAACCTTCGTGGTTTAAATTTTTAACGTAGCGATTGTGTCGCGCGGGGTTGCCGGTAGTAATCGAGTCCCACTGCCAAACTGTCGTAAGTGGCTGATATTTGTCGAAGATACAGCAATTTGGGAACGATGCAGAGTGCCCTACGATGCATGCTCCGGCGATTCGGTCAAAAATCAAACCATATGGTCAATTATTAACCTTTAATTTTGTATTTGCGGCAGAGGTACTTCATTTTCTGCTGCTTGATGTGCAGAAGCTTTGCCGCGGCGACCTTCCTCCCGGCGGTTCGACGCAGGGCGGCCTCGAGGTAGGCGACCTCGATGCGCGCGATCTCGTCGTCGAAGTCGATGCCCTCTTCGGGAATCAGGAGCGATTCGTGGCTGGCGGCACTGGACAGGAGCATCTGGTCGGGGAGATCGCGGGCGCGGATGAGTGGACCTTCTACCATCAGGATGAGACGTTGGATGAGGTTTTCCATCTCGCGGACATTGCCGGGCCAGGCGTAATCCTCGAAGATATTGAGGACCTCGGGATCGAGGCGCTTGAGGGCGATTCGGTTAGTGCCGCAGTAGATTCGGAGAAAATGGTTGGCGAGGACAGAGACGTCTTCGCGACGTTCCCGCAGGGGCGGCATGAAGATGGGGACAACGTGAATGCGGTAATAAAGATCTTCGCGGAATCTGCCCGTTCGAACCATCTCTTCGAGATTTTCGTTCGTGGCGGTCAGCAGGCGGAAATCAATCTTGCGGGAAGACTTGCTTCCCAGGCGTTGAACAGAGCGTTCCTGCAGGACGCGGAGGAGCTTGGTTTGCAGCTCGGTGCCAAGAGTTGCGATTTCATCGAGGAAGAGGGTTCCGCCGTTGGCCAGTTCGATCTGCCCCGGTTTCGGGGCGTGAGCGCCGGTGAAGGCGCCTTTCTCATAACCAAAGAGTTCGGACTCGATCAGCGAATCGGGCAGGGCGGCGCAATTGAGGCTGATGAAGGCTCTGTCCTTGCGGGGACTGAGGGCGACGATTGATTTGGCGACCAACTCTTTGCCCGTGCCGCTTTCGCCACGAATGACGACGCTGGTGTCGCTGCGGGCCACCCGGGTGATGGTGTCGAATACGCGCAGCATGGGCTCGCAGCGACCGATGATTTCGCTGAAACCGTACCTTCCCCCGGAGATCTGTTCCGTGGCGCGGCGGTTCTCGATCTCAAGGAAGCGTTTTCCGAGAGAACGCTCGAGCACGATGCGCATCTCTTCGAGATCGATAGGGGCGACAAAGAATTCATCACAACCGATCTCGGCGGCACGGAGACGGAGGCTGCGGTCCTGAAGTCGCGTCACCGTAACAATAACGATGTCGCGATTGGCACGGCGCAGTTCCTCGAGCGAGGCGAGTACCTCCATTTGCGGTCGACCCAGATTGTCGATGTCCACGACGAGGCCGTCCATGGGGAACTCGGCCATGACGGGGATGACGTGTTCCCACGCGAGAAGGCGCCGCAACTGGAAACTGCGCGAGAGAATGCTCTCCAATTGCGACCATGCGGTTTCGTCGGGCGAGACAACAGCCAGGCGAGAAGCATCTGGAACCTGCGAAAGAGCTGCAGAAGAACGCATGCTGGGTTTCATCCGAAGTTGAATTGAGGATAGGTCCGGCCAGACGGATTGCCGGTCCCCACGCCCGGCAAAGAGTGCGAGGATTATAGTCAAAATTCGGACGACCGAGGTGAAATTTTGTCTCTCTGGAAGAGGGCCGGTCGAATGAGGTTTCGCTTTATCTTCGACTAGTGCGATACAATCCGCCATGTGCAGGCGGAACACCAGCGCATCATCTTCCACGTCGACATGGACGCGTTCTTTGTGTCCGTCGAGGAGCTGTTCGATCCGTCGCTGAAAGGCAAACCAGTCGTGGTCGGCGGAAAGGCGAACGAACGTGGGGTGGTCGCGGCGGCTTCTTACGCGGCGAGGAAGTTCGGGGTGCACTCGGCGATGCCGCTGCGAACGGCGGCAAAGATCTGTCCGCAGGCCATTTTCGTGGAAGGCCACCCGGAGCGCTATCGCGATTACTCGCATAAGGTTCACGAAGTGCTTTGCCGGTTTTCTCCGAAGGTTGAGATGGTGTCGATCGATGAGGCTTACCTCGATATGACTGGAACCGAGCGACTGCATGGGCCACCGCTGCGGGCCGCGCGAGCGCTTCACGACCTGATGAAGAAGGAGACCGATCTCAACTGTTCCATCGGGATCGGGACGTCGAGATTGGTCGCGAAGGTCTGCTCCGATCAGGCTAAGCCGAACGGGGCGTTGTTCGTCATTCCGGGCTGCGAGCAGAGCTTCCTGGCGCCACTCAACGTGCGAAAGATTCCCGGGGTGGGGAAAGTGACGGAACAGAAGTTAAACGCGCTGGGGATCCATACGGTCGGCGATCTCGCGACGCGTGACGAGATGTGGCTGCGGGCTGAGTTTGGTGAGTGGGCGCTGACTCTGGCCGGAAAGGCGCGAGGGCTCGACGCCGGAGCGTGGTTCGAGGGCGAGATTGGCGATCACGATGGGGCAAAATCGATTAGCCACGAACACACGTTCAACGAGGATACGGCGGACGCGGAGAAAATCGAGACGATGCTGGCGCGATTATCGGAGATGGTATGCCGGAGGATTCGCGAAGCCAGTGCTCGCGCGCGATGCATCCAACTCAAACTTCGCTACGAGGACTTCACCACGATTACCCGGGCTCGGACGCTCGGCCACGCTACACAACTTGATAGCGAGGTCTTCCATGTCATTCGCGAACTATTTCGCAGCAATTGGAAGAAGGGAAAGGCGGTGCGTCTGGTTGGTGTTCAGGCGAGTCACTTTGACGAACCCGACCCGCAGATGAATTTGCTGGATGAGCAGCAGAACAATGCGCGCATGACACAAGCACTGGCCGCTGCGGACAAATTGCGCGACAAGTTTGGGGAGCGCGCGGTTTCTTTGGGGAGTGGACTGACGGCGAAGTTCCGCGAGCGAGTGCATGAGAACCCGGCAGCCCTGCCGGGGAAGGAAAAGCAATCGAAAGCCCGAACATCGGATGAACCGAAGGATTGAAGCGCCTTCGGAAAGATCAACCTGCATAATAATATTCAACGAACCAGCCAGCGGATAGGAGCGCCGGCGGCCTCGCTCATTGCACCTCAAGGACGGCATCAGCCCACAGCGTCGCATCGCGAAACGAGCGGCAGACGGGTTCGCCCTGGGTGCTGGCGCAGTCGAATTCTCCGCGCTCGCATTGTTCGCACTTCCGCAGGAGATCTGCGAGGAAGTTCTGACCGCGCAGGAGTGCGGTCCGGCACTCCCCGGAGATCGGTAATTCGGAGGCGAGTTGTGACATCGGTCTGTCGAGCATGGCATCGAGGAGCGAGAAGAGGCCGGTGAGAAAGTAGTGTTCGGACCTTCCCGAAGGAGCGAAGCTCTCACAAAATTTGGCCCGGACCACTGCGATGCGCACTAACTCGGGCGTTTTGTCCTGGCCGAGGATCCCCGCCGTGACCAGGGCGATCCATTTTCGGACCTCTCGCTCGCCGAGCAATGTGAGGGCATGCATGACGGAACGCACCGGGTAAAGCCCGAATGCAGCGGAATTCAAGTAGCGCAAGAGACGGTATGAAAGCGAGACCTCGGGCCGAATGATCTCTTCAAGTTGTTTCAGGTTCAGCGAAGGATCGGAAACTGCCTGCAGAAGTCTTAGCCGATTCAGTTGTGCTGCAGGGATGTCCTGCGTTTGCAGGATGATCGGCCGGCAGAAAAAGTATCCCTGGAAATACTGATAGCCGTGGTCGTGCAGAAAGTCGAACTCCTCGCGAGTCTCGACCTTTTCCGCGAGTAGTCGAAGTCCGCGCCGAGCAAGTTCCCGCGCGATTCTGGCCTGTCCCATTGTGCTATTGGCACGGATATCTACTTTTACAAAGGTGGCATGTTCGAGGAACGGAGACCCGAGATCGTTTTCGAGAAAGTCATCGAGGGCAAAGCGGTATCCGAGACTGCTGAGATGGCGACAGGCTTCCAGCACCTCCAGGTCGGGAGCAACGTCTTCCAGTATTTCGAGAACCGTTTTGTCAGACGGAAGCAGGGTGACGAGCCGCGTGACGAGAAGTTCTCGAGTGCAGTTGACGAATGCCAGCTTCTCGCCTGCAACAGGGCCGGTTCCGAACGCCAGGGAATAATCCATGGTGCTGAGCGAGGCGTGGTTAGCGTCTACGCTGGAGAACAGGTTCTGAGGCCCGTCACGAAACAGCAGTTCGTATCCGCAGACATGCTCATGCGCGTCGAGGATTGGCTGCTTGGCGATGTAACGCAGAGTCGGACGAAGCGCGGTGGCCTGTTCCGCACCGGCTTGAGAATGGAGGGCCATCATCGCTGTATTAGCACAGACGAAGACGCCGCCTGGACGATATCTGAGGCGAGTGGTCGATGCGAGTTCCTGTTTTGGGCGCGGATGCCCGTAGTCCCGAAAACGTCATAAGGTCAGCGCTGTGTCAAAGCAACCACTAAGCGGCATTGGGTGAGTCGCGCCGAAGGCGCTCCAGGGCGGGAGCGTATCCCTGTTCGGCGCATCGGCGATACCACTTCACAGATTCGTCATGTTCGTTAGCGGCCTCGAGTGCGCGGCCGACGATAAATTCTGCGGATGGACTATCGCTTTCGGCTTCGAGCAGAATCGCGTCGATTTCCTCGTGCTGGAAGGAGGACGCGAGTTGCCGGCGAACAATCTTTTCCAAGCTGTAAAGGGATGGTTTTTCTTCCTGACATATGAGCCTCGGCCA encodes the following:
- a CDS encoding efflux RND transporter periplasmic adaptor subunit translates to MFRRELFYLAIGASLTLAGCSGSEPTAASAAPPPVKAETAVLPANTTAQPSDEYHVSGPLVVEHEVDVEAQREGIVSKILADVGTRLRKGQVLAELDNRELLANRDVAADKVKAIEADQKNWAAELDMDKADLTRAEAMWNASLITKEQVEHARAKVVSAKFEVEREINHAQTARDELRAIEIELDKTRILAPFDGVVARRYIRLGQKVAVNDRMFWVTETSPMNVRFTLPQEFVGKVKVGDAVGVFSPDEPNHKYAATIMLLSPVVDPASGTIDVEARVAEPAGNLRPGMTVTVAVKRAQ
- a CDS encoding EAL domain-containing protein translates to MMALHSQAGAEQATALRPTLRYIAKQPILDAHEHVCGYELLFRDGPQNLFSSVDANHASLSTMDYSLAFGTGPVAGEKLAFVNCTRELLVTRLVTLLPSDKTVLEILEDVAPDLEVLEACRHLSSLGYRFALDDFLENDLGSPFLEHATFVKVDIRANSTMGQARIARELARRGLRLLAEKVETREEFDFLHDHGYQYFQGYFFCRPIILQTQDIPAAQLNRLRLLQAVSDPSLNLKQLEEIIRPEVSLSYRLLRYLNSAAFGLYPVRSVMHALTLLGEREVRKWIALVTAGILGQDKTPELVRIAVVRAKFCESFAPSGRSEHYFLTGLFSLLDAMLDRPMSQLASELPISGECRTALLRGQNFLADLLRKCEQCERGEFDCASTQGEPVCRSFRDATLWADAVLEVQ
- a CDS encoding sigma-54 dependent transcriptional regulator, with the protein product MRSSAALSQVPDASRLAVVSPDETAWSQLESILSRSFQLRRLLAWEHVIPVMAEFPMDGLVVDIDNLGRPQMEVLASLEELRRANRDIVIVTVTRLQDRSLRLRAAEIGCDEFFVAPIDLEEMRIVLERSLGKRFLEIENRRATEQISGGRYGFSEIIGRCEPMLRVFDTITRVARSDTSVVIRGESGTGKELVAKSIVALSPRKDRAFISLNCAALPDSLIESELFGYEKGAFTGAHAPKPGQIELANGGTLFLDEIATLGTELQTKLLRVLQERSVQRLGSKSSRKIDFRLLTATNENLEEMVRTGRFREDLYYRIHVVPIFMPPLRERREDVSVLANHFLRIYCGTNRIALKRLDPEVLNIFEDYAWPGNVREMENLIQRLILMVEGPLIRARDLPDQMLLSSAASHESLLIPEEGIDFDDEIARIEVAYLEAALRRTAGRKVAAAKLLHIKQQKMKYLCRKYKIKG
- a CDS encoding HlyD family efflux transporter periplasmic adaptor subunit, whose protein sequence is MNLARVLEVALPDTPPLRERKGFPRIHPRHVAREQQERDGPLVMVLVPDGPNCFFRFNPLQYKLATKFDGERSYEQVAETFHEETGIVLTADNVREFAEGLDKSDFWYRTPQEQSVQFCEQLIDQRRKKIKKKRDFGDLSVIELIYFDPNSYLTWIHKKLKFIYTPWFTAWSFFMLGVALFLLSAHWGEFWSDSVQFYNFTAKSFQDVFEFFAIFFLLGAFHETAHGMTCKHFGGDSHRMGFFMVYLVPGVFCEVQEVYVYGNRRARILTVLAGVWSEILLCEYFTVIWWLTPAGSWIHGFCYKLILSGGIFCVLINWNPLSKMDGYYLFCELFRFWDLKGLSSSFLNAWVRKNVFHMPATVPPLPRLRQIGFATYAILSGVYCYSLMLFFVKILYNVAYRFSPEWAFVPATVLTLGIFRSRIKKLGQFMKELYIDKKEWLLQQRKTILALGVAVFLLLVLPIRREFVEEPFVIEPAQRAVLRAQVPGAVTGIFVEEGQHVQAGAPIAQLSDVNLASRASAASADLKLASANATAAQLNYGDFGQAESQRVRMVKAERTVQDEAKMLQVMSPISGIVVTHRVRDLLGSYLKPGTVIAEVIDPTSMRARVYVSESELHKLRSIHDVALLASSEWMPVEGKFLKISPAAAAVEPGLIPPEAFSGLHPPTYFAVDVAIPPSATLAYGMTGTAKIFGSRRSIADFVLRPIFHALARRIW
- the dinB gene encoding DNA polymerase IV; the protein is MQAEHQRIIFHVDMDAFFVSVEELFDPSLKGKPVVVGGKANERGVVAAASYAARKFGVHSAMPLRTAAKICPQAIFVEGHPERYRDYSHKVHEVLCRFSPKVEMVSIDEAYLDMTGTERLHGPPLRAARALHDLMKKETDLNCSIGIGTSRLVAKVCSDQAKPNGALFVIPGCEQSFLAPLNVRKIPGVGKVTEQKLNALGIHTVGDLATRDEMWLRAEFGEWALTLAGKARGLDAGAWFEGEIGDHDGAKSISHEHTFNEDTADAEKIETMLARLSEMVCRRIREASARARCIQLKLRYEDFTTITRARTLGHATQLDSEVFHVIRELFRSNWKKGKAVRLVGVQASHFDEPDPQMNLLDEQQNNARMTQALAAADKLRDKFGERAVSLGSGLTAKFRERVHENPAALPGKEKQSKARTSDEPKD